ATACTTGTGAATCTTGTCGCCAAACATGGCCTGCACGTTTTCCATTGCTTCTGGATCGTGCACCAAGATCTTAGCTTCTTTTTCAACTAAGTATTGAAGCAAGTCGAGGGCTGGGGCCTCGCGGATATCGTCCGTCTTGGGCTTAAATGCCAATCCCCAAATGCCAAACGTCTTGCCTGCGATCTTGCCACCGTAATAGGCGTCAATCTTCCGAACTAGTGATGCGCGTTGGTGCACATTAACATCGTCCACGGCACGCATGATTCGAGGTTCCAAGTCAAGTGTTTCCGACAACGAGGTCAACGCCCGAACATCCTTCGGGAAACAGCTTCCACCATAACCCAATCCAGGAAATAAGAACTGGAAGCCAATCCGCTGATCGTGCCCCATTCCGACGCGGACGTCGTTGATGTCGGCACCAACTTTCTCGCTCAGATTAGCGATTTCGTTGATGAAGCTGATCTTCGTGGCCAGCATCGCGTTAGCTGCGTACTTCGTCAGTTCCGAGCTTTCAGGACTCATGAACAAAATCGGCTTCGCGGTCCGCAAAAGCGGAGCGTGCAGCTGACGAAGCATGTCTTCAGATTTCTTGTTTCGCACGCCGCAAACAACGCGGTCAGGGTACATGAAGTCATCGATGGCCGAACCTTCCTTGAGGAATTCCGGATTACTGGCCACGTTGCATTCGCGTCCGGTCAGTTCCTTTAGTTGGCTGAAGACCTTGGCATTCGTGCCGACCGGAACCGTGCTTTTGACGACGACCAGGGCGTCTTCTTTGAGGTGCGGTGCGATGTCTTCAACCACTTTCCACACTGCGGAAAGATCGGCGGCACCCGTATCGGATTGGGGCGTGCCGACGGCGATGTACACGACATCCGCTTCAGGAACCGCTTCAGATGCCTTCGTGGTGAACTTGAGTCGGCCTTCCTCGTAGTTTCGCAGAACCAGTTCGGAAAGACCTGGCTCGTAGATCGGGATGATGCCCTTCTTGAGACCGTCAACTTTTGCCTGGTTTACATCGATGCATGTAACATCATTGCCTAAGTCGGAGAAACAAGTTCCCGTTACCAGTCCTACGTATCCGGTACCAATGACTGACAGCTTCATCTAACTCTTCCTACTGGTGTGGACCCGACAGTTAAGACTGGTATTGTAGTCGAAGTCTCCCGGGAACAAAGTCGGCAAACCAACTATTCGGATGGGAAAAATGCGGTTCATTCGCTCTTCCCCGCAGTCAAGTCGCATACGTCCTGATAGAGTGTATAGTCAATTCCCAACAAAAACGGCGAGAAACACTCGCCAGTACACCTCATCCTAGCTCCCCACGTAACACCGCCATGAAGAATCGCGTCGTCCTTTGGTCGGTTACCGCCTCTCTAGCCGGTTTTCTCTTTGGATTCGATACCGTCGTCATATCCGGAGCAGAGAAAACGATCCAAGGTCTGTGGGATCTCAACAAGTTCCAGCACGGTTTGGCAATGAGTGCCGCCTTGTGGGGAACCGTGGTGGGGGCAGGCATCGGTGGCATTCCGACTGATGCCTTTGGCCGACGGAAGACGCTCCTTTCCATCGGAATCTTGTACTTTGTCTCAGCCGTCTGGTCTGGCCTGGCGACTGATGACATCTCGTTCATGATTGCGCGGTTCATTGGCGGCGTGGGGGTTGGTATCTCGACCGTAGCTTCGCCACTTTATATCTCCGAGATCTCCCCTCCAGGCAGCCGCGGAAAGCTGGCGGGGATGTTTCAGTTCAATATTGTGTTCGGCATCTTGGTAGCGTTGCTATCGAATTACATGATTGCTCGTATCTTGCCCGATGGCCCAAATGGTGAACCCTCAGCCGCTTGGCGATGGATGCTAGGAATCGAAGCGATTCCGGCCCTGATTTATTCGCTGATGTGCTTCACCCTGCCTGAAAGTCCTCGCTGGCTGATTGCCGAAAAGGGAGATCGCGCCGCCGGCTTGGCTGTGCTGAAGCAAGTCATGCCCGATCAATCCTCGGAGGAAGTCGAACAGCTTGCCAACGAGATCGAAGTCGCCTCGAAGCAGACGACCGTAGCGCGCCGGTTCTGGCACACCAAGCTGATGGTACCGATCATGCTGGCGTTCTTGATCGCCTTCTTCAATCAACTTTCTGGCATCAACGCGATCCTCTATTTCGCGCCTCGCATCTTCGAGCTAACCGGTCTAGGAAAAGAAGCTGCCTTACTGCAATCGGTTGGGCTCGGGGTTACGAACTTAATATTCACGTTCGTGGGGCTGGCATTGATCGATCGCTTTGGGCGCAAGACCCTCATGCTGATCGGTTCGTTCGGCTACATCGCGTCGCTGGGGTTATGTTCGTGGGCATTTCATACCGAGCATTTCTCGATTGTTCCGGCATGCATCTTCGCGTTTATCGCTGCCCATGCCGTTGGTCAGGGGGCAGTGATTTGGGTATTCATTTCCGAGATCTTCCCCAATCGTTATCGTGCCAAGGGGCAAGCACTCGGTAGTGAAACCCACTGGATCTTCGCAGCAACACTTACCCTGGTATTCCCTTACGCGGTCGAGACCTTCCAGGCGACCTATATCTTTGGCTTCTTCTGCTTCATGATGGTGCTGCAACTGGTGTGGGTGATCTTTATGATGCCAGAAACCAAAGGTGTGCCACTGGAAGAAATCGAACGGAAACTCGGCATTCACGAATGACCTGCATGCGGCGCGAGCGTGTGCCGCTCGAGCAGTTGTTCCAGCCGCTTCACATGCACTGGCGGCTCCGCAGCATCGCAATGATTGGGAAGAATACCCGCCGG
The Blastopirellula marina genome window above contains:
- a CDS encoding sugar porter family MFS transporter, yielding MKNRVVLWSVTASLAGFLFGFDTVVISGAEKTIQGLWDLNKFQHGLAMSAALWGTVVGAGIGGIPTDAFGRRKTLLSIGILYFVSAVWSGLATDDISFMIARFIGGVGVGISTVASPLYISEISPPGSRGKLAGMFQFNIVFGILVALLSNYMIARILPDGPNGEPSAAWRWMLGIEAIPALIYSLMCFTLPESPRWLIAEKGDRAAGLAVLKQVMPDQSSEEVEQLANEIEVASKQTTVARRFWHTKLMVPIMLAFLIAFFNQLSGINAILYFAPRIFELTGLGKEAALLQSVGLGVTNLIFTFVGLALIDRFGRKTLMLIGSFGYIASLGLCSWAFHTEHFSIVPACIFAFIAAHAVGQGAVIWVFISEIFPNRYRAKGQALGSETHWIFAATLTLVFPYAVETFQATYIFGFFCFMMVLQLVWVIFMMPETKGVPLEEIERKLGIHE
- a CDS encoding UDP-glucose dehydrogenase family protein — protein: MKLSVIGTGYVGLVTGTCFSDLGNDVTCIDVNQAKVDGLKKGIIPIYEPGLSELVLRNYEEGRLKFTTKASEAVPEADVVYIAVGTPQSDTGAADLSAVWKVVEDIAPHLKEDALVVVKSTVPVGTNAKVFSQLKELTGRECNVASNPEFLKEGSAIDDFMYPDRVVCGVRNKKSEDMLRQLHAPLLRTAKPILFMSPESSELTKYAANAMLATKISFINEIANLSEKVGADINDVRVGMGHDQRIGFQFLFPGLGYGGSCFPKDVRALTSLSETLDLEPRIMRAVDDVNVHQRASLVRKIDAYYGGKIAGKTFGIWGLAFKPKTDDIREAPALDLLQYLVEKEAKILVHDPEAMENVQAMFGDKIHKYCENVMDAVEGVDCLAINTEWNEYRTPDFAQLKTKMKEKVIFDGRNLFDLEDMEKTGFSYFSIGRRSLECG